One Brassica napus cultivar Da-Ae unplaced genomic scaffold, Da-Ae ScsIHWf_1571;HRSCAF=2177, whole genome shotgun sequence DNA segment encodes these proteins:
- the LOC125597878 gene encoding uncharacterized mitochondrial protein AtMg00310-like: MALPVYAMSCFRLTKHHCQKIMSAMSAFWWNESGDKKKIHWIAWDKLCESKANGGLGFRDVEDFNQALLAKQAWKLMNEPNCLLAKIFKGRYYAKTSFLDAGKGYRPSYAWRSIVFGRELLRKGLLKSIGKGLSSYVWVDKWIMDGEPRRPFSKQILFDVNLKALELID, from the coding sequence ATGGCTCTCCCAGTGTATGCGATGTCCTGTTTTAGACTCACTAAACACCATTGCCAAAAGATCATGAGTGCAATGTCTGCTTTCTGGTGGAATGAGAGTGGTGATAAGAAGAAAATCCATTGGATTGCATGGGATAAACTCTGCGAATCAAAGGCGAATGGAGGTCTTGGGTTCAGGGATGTTGAAGATTTTAATCAGGCTCTGTTGGCTAAACAAGCTTGGAAGCTAATGAATGAACCTAACTGCTTGCTCGCAAAGATCTTCAAAGGGCGCTACTATGCAAAGACAAGTTTCCTAGATGCAGGAAAAGGTTACAGACCTTCCTATGCCTGGAGAAGCATAGTCTTTGGGAGGGAGCTACTACGTAAAGGACTTCTCAAGTCTATTGGTAAGGGACTAAGCTCGTACGTGTGGGTGGATAAATGGATCATGGATGGCGAGCCTCGCAGACCCTTTTCCAAGCAAATCCTTTTTGATGTGAACCTCAAAGCCTTGGAGTTAATCGATTAG